The Primulina huaijiensis isolate GDHJ02 chromosome 12, ASM1229523v2, whole genome shotgun sequence genome has a window encoding:
- the LOC140990405 gene encoding AP2-like ethylene-responsive transcription factor BBM produces MGSMNNWLGFSLSPQQVVVSDQCFGLTQPYDSVIPPPFGIFEAFNVTNTATSDPQSHDWNMKGGTGMSTIIPCGSHNLEIQETPKLENFLGIGMHSFTADHHHQQLKNPNVTNPTSFQANSTLDNSYNIYQETDATSRKCVNPTNTTTSIGLSMIKSWLGNNPTPPHTAEIKTCTKAAPPAGAQTLSLSMSTCSQSSSQNLPLVNDGNNNSAEESCASDNNKQPTVDSQTSSGAIESVARKNLDTFGQRTSIYRGVTRHRWTGRYEAHLWDNSCRREGQTRKGRQVYLGGYDKEEKAARAYDLAALKYWGTTTTTNFPISNYEKEVDEMKHMTRQEHVASLRRKSSGFSRGASIYRGVTRHHQHGRWQARIGRVAGNKDLYLGTFSTQEEAAEAYDIAAIKFRGLNAVTNFEINRYDVKSILESNTLPIGSAAKRLKGAENQEAALEIQWSEQGNCWPNNLANGYGWPTIGFQQTQPLNIYGYANPTRMWCKQEQDQDIVSHGFNGSNNIRHQLQLGNAQNFSQSSHVLHNLMSLDSSSMEHSSGSNSVYGNNGDGNGATGNSFMGPIMGTVIVGNGNQNRENGFVGHGEGNLEGMFRSTDVYPQTRNLYQSSEAVKASAIYDQGSNCNNYIPSSLSNLGSSNFTEWNTT; encoded by the exons atgggttCTATGAATAACTGGTTAGGATTCTCTCTTTCACCTCAACAAGTAGTAGTCTCTGATCAGTGTTTTGGTCTCACACAACCCTATGATTCAGTCATTCCACCTCCTTTTGGTATTTTCGAAGCTTTCAACGTCACCAACACTGCTACCTCGGATCCTCAATCTCATG ATTGGAATATGAAGGGAGGAACGGGAATGAGTACTATAATCCCATGCGGCAGCCATAACTTGGAGATTCAAGAAACCccaaaacttgaaaattttcttgGAATTGGAATGCACTCTTTCACCGCTGATCATCATCATCAACAGCTCAAGAACCCTAATGTTACAAATCCCACAAGTTTCCAAGCCAATAGCACCCTCGATAACTCTTACAACATATACCAAGAAACAGATGCCACCTCTCGCAAATGTGTAAACCCCACCAACACCACCACTTCCATTGGCCTCTCCATGATAAAGAGCTGGCTCGGAAACAACCCCACGCCACCACACACGGCGGAGATAAAGACCTGTACCAAGGCGGCACCGCCTGCCGGTGCTCAGACCCTGTCACTTTCCATGAGCACATGTTCACAGTCAAGCTCTCAAAACTTACCACTTGTGAATGACGGTAATAATAATAGTGCAGAGGAGAGTTGTGCATCAGATAATAATAAACAACCTACAGTTGACAGTCAAACGTCCAGTGGTGCAATAGAGTCTGTGGCCAGGAAAAATCTAGACACGTTTGGACAAAGGACATCCATTTACCGTGGTGTAACGAg ACATAGATGGACTGGAAGATATGAAGCACATTTGTGGGATAATAGTTGTAGAAGAGAAGGACAAACCCGGAAAGGAAGGCAAG TTTACTTGG gaGGTTATGATAAGGAAGAAAAGGCTGCTCGAGCTTATGATTTAGCAGCTTTGAAATACTGGGGAACCACTACCACTACAAATTTTCCT ATTAGCAACTATGAGAAAGAAGTGGATGAAATGAAGCACATGACTAGACAAGAACATGTAGCATCATTAAGAAG GAAAAGTAGCGGTTTCTCACGCGGCGCGTCCATTTATCGGGGAGTTACAAG ACATCATCAGCATGGAAGATGGCAAGCAAGGATAGGAAGAGTTGCAGGGAACAAGGACCTTTACTTGGGAACTTTCA GCACGCAAGAGGAAGCAGCAGAAGCATATGACATAGCTGCAATAAAATTCCGAGGCCTGAATGCCGTGACTAACTTCGAAATAAACCGGTATGATGTCAAAAGCATACTCGAAAGCAACACGTTACCGATCGGCAGTGCTGCTAAGCGCTTAAAGGGTGCCGAAAACCAAGAAGCGGCATTAGAAATCCAATGGTCCGAGCAAGGAAACTGCTGGCCGAATAATCTTGCAAATGGCTATGGGTGGCCTACAATTGGATTCCAGCAAACTCAGCCATTGAACATTTACGGTTACGCGAACCCAACCCGAATGTGGTGCAAACAAGAACAAGATCAAGATATAGTTAGTCATGGTTTTAATGGTAGCAACAATATTCGACATCAGCTTCAGTTGGGAAACGCACAAAATTTCTCTCAATCTTCTCACGTGTTGCACAATCTGATGAGCTTGGACTCTTCTTCTATGGAGCATAGCTCAGGGTCGAATTCCGTTTATGGGAATAATGGAGATGGGAATGGAGCCACTGGAAACAGCTTTATGGGGCCGATTATGGGCACTGTGATCGTCGGAAATGGGAATCAAAATCGGGAAAATGGTTTCGTGGGGCATGGCGAGGGAAATCTAGAGGGAATGTTCAGATCAACGGATGTTTATCCCCAGACAAGAAATTTGTATCAATCAAGTGAAGCAGTAAAGGCAAGTGCTATTTATGATCAGGGATCAAATTGCAATAACTATATTCCTAGTTCTCTGTCGAATCTCGGATCTTCGAATTTTACCGAATGGAACACGACATAG
- the LOC140990318 gene encoding large ribosomal subunit protein eL38z/eL38y-like isoform X1, with translation MSMGPSRALSQNASFVPKQIHEIKDFLLTARRKDARSVKIKRSKGAVKFKVRCSKYLYTLCVFDAEKAEKLKQSLPPGLSVQDL, from the exons ATGTCGATGGGGCCTAGCCGTGCCTTGAGCCAAAACGCCAGCTTTGTT CCTAAGCAGATCCATGAGATCAAGGATTTCCTTCTCACTGCGAGAAGGAAGGATGCACGTTCTGTTAAAATCAAGAGAAGCAAAGGTGCTGTAAAGTTCAAAGTTCGGTGCTCCAAGTACCTTTACACACTTTGTGTGTTTGATGCGGAGAAGGCAGAAAAATTGAAGCAATCCCTCCCACCAG GTCTGAGCGTCCAAGACCTCTAG
- the LOC140990318 gene encoding large ribosomal subunit protein eL38z/eL38y-like isoform X2 translates to MPKQIHEIKDFLLTARRKDARSVKIKRSKGAVKFKVRCSKYLYTLCVFDAEKAEKLKQSLPPGLSVQDL, encoded by the exons ATG CCTAAGCAGATCCATGAGATCAAGGATTTCCTTCTCACTGCGAGAAGGAAGGATGCACGTTCTGTTAAAATCAAGAGAAGCAAAGGTGCTGTAAAGTTCAAAGTTCGGTGCTCCAAGTACCTTTACACACTTTGTGTGTTTGATGCGGAGAAGGCAGAAAAATTGAAGCAATCCCTCCCACCAG GTCTGAGCGTCCAAGACCTCTAG